A single Sylvia atricapilla isolate bSylAtr1 chromosome 11, bSylAtr1.pri, whole genome shotgun sequence DNA region contains:
- the CFAP100 gene encoding cilia- and flagella-associated protein 100, which translates to METLLALSESREEDGENPKKNPFKVPPDTELLSMRDKEIKKAQEEREKRKTMKVHEKITYSTKMKAKSGLRKTLKREEEEDSRIEATCEERLTALQEMLSRKLAMKKDYAFDRETFHGYLQDRKQIFFLEHAIAVKRGEIQKMENIAKNEEKKLEKAERRMEKDAAMFDAFLKENHNNSVEALRIATRETSAKTKKITEIQGLTTEIKKIQSDISRLENTLQEYKMYRDILYHLSPKEWQEEHRKRHKKERDVKTESKINEESASPPSTTEQDQSPTAGTNSANSISFMDMPSSLLFSESLDFRSRDVRPQLKHFLKPLLSRELGSLEDAESEISSDEDEEPELYFTDPEQLLIIFMEMLDENLSFVLNSQDIAENWNKVQQTFITTRESMDKALAELKQQVNTLRASVAKEEEKVADLKHKVQLFSSGEHEVHGQDKMLTSLNKKVLEVYLHCTGDNETNLPTVDMLKVIEKKLNDLLDSVERIPPAKIEKAVKAIRKEQRARLREEKQKQAKQQQDEGLKRDMERSQVPEEKKTMALPSNPPARKEKSQGNR; encoded by the exons ATGGAAACCCTCCTTGCACTGTCAG aaagcagagaagaggatggagaaaacccaaagaaaaatccatttaaagTCCCACCAGACACAGAACTTCTCTCAATGAGGGACAAGGAAATTAAGAAGGCACAGGAG GAACgtgaaaagaggaaaactatGAAAGTCCATGAGAAAATTACTTACTCCACTAAAATGAAGGCAAAAAGCGGATTGAGGAAAACTTtgaaaagggaggaggaagaggacagCAGAATAGAGGCAACATGTGAAGAGAGACTGACAGCTCTTCAGGAGATGCTTTCACGGAAGTTAGCCATGAAAAAAG ATTATGCATTCGACAGGGAGACCTTCCATGGCTATCTACAGGACAGGAAACAGATCTTCTTTCTTGAG CATGCCATTGCAGTAAAGCGAGGGGAGATTCAAAAGATGGAGAACATAgcaaagaatgaggaaaaaaaactggaaaaggctgagagaagaaTGGAGAAGGACGCTGCCATGTTTGATGCATTCCTGAAGGAGAACCATAACAACTCTGTTGAAGCACTGAGAAT AGCCACAAGAGAAACCTCAGCAAAGACCAAGAAAATAACAGAGATCCAGGGACTCActactgaaataaagaaaatccaaaG TGATATCTCCAGATTAGAGAACACTCTGCAGGAGTACAAGATGTACAGGGACATCCTCTACCACCTATCTCCAAAAGAgtggcaggaggagcacagaaaaaggcacaaaaaagaaagggatgtgaaaacagaatccaaaattaatgaagaaagtGCTTCACCTCCCTCCACTACAGAGCAGG ACCAGAGTCCGACAGCCGGGACAAACAGTGCCAATAGCATCAGTTTTATGGACATGCCAAGTTCCCTGCTGTTTTCAGAAAGTTTGGATTTCAGGTCACGTGATGTCAGGCCACAGCTTAAACACTTCCTGAAGCCTCTTTTATCAAGAGAACT aggTTCATTGGAGGATGCAGAGAGTGAAATCAGCTCGGATGAAGATGAG GAGCCTGAGCTCTATTTTACTGATCCTGAACAATTGCTGATTATTTTCATGGAGATGCTGGATGAGAACTTATCCTTTGTCCTGAACTCCCAGGATATTGCAGAGAATTGGAACAAGGTCCAGCAGACTTTCATCACCACACGTGAAAGCAT GGACaaggcactggcagagctgaaaCAGCAGGTAAACACCCTCCGAGCCTCTGTTGccaaggaagaagagaaagtaGCCGACCTGAAGCACAAAGTTCAGCTCTTTTCTTCTGGAGAACACGAAGTTCATGGCCAG GACAAAATGCTCACAAGCCTGAACAAGAAGGTGCTGGAAGTCTATCTCCACTGCACTGGAGACAATGAGACAAACCTGCCAACAGTAGACATGTTAAAGGTAATAGAAAAAAAGCTCAATGATTTACTGGACAGCGTGGAGAGAATCCCACCAGCAAAGATTGAAAAGGCTGTGAAAGCCATAAGAAAGGAACAGAGGGCAAG gctcagagaggaaaagcagaaacaagcgaagcagcagcaggatgaaggATTGAAAAGGGACATGGAAAGATCACAGgtacctgaagaaaaaaag aCAATGGCCTTGCCTTCCAACCCACCTGCCAGGAAGGAGAAGAGCCAAGGAAATAGATAA